In Entomospira culicis, the following are encoded in one genomic region:
- a CDS encoding extracellular solute-binding protein produces MKKVWMLALIALSVISCQKGEQASKELPPSRFSVNPNEPSYKLQDTEATIVWYVNFPWFGERKGEDYASHKIKLDTKTTLHLISGDDDRLNQMIAAGQLPDIITLDKINFAVQDAHRWAVPLNQLADAYDPYFYQVAKPDSLAWYTNDAGDVYGYPSMSNSYADFTDPDSQMVGEHGFLVRRDIYSAIGSPSMRTPEGFLQALRDAKALQPNIVPLAIYRLRDGGAAVDAIMNFLAIPQIKDGAYHERLFDEEYLIWLDVLRQAYQEGLIIDDNFAYVEDDFVDGLNQGRFFSLLTTALPAMSAPIARNAQRNPNQSYIAIDGPANRNMDDPAFFTEQTGISGWTLTMVTQHAKDKERAIQLITYLLSPEGHFTTTLGVEGESYYRDEAGVYRFTEEYATWRAEDIDGFTRETQLGEFWMIADPSFKLRYTDTQMPEMKQIFGWTQGKFRPEFAIEMSDPDPRSAEARTMKAYQENHRIDTIVRMIRSPSKEAMLQELEALKVVYQSADIQRAFAVKNEKIQANLAKLARFGY; encoded by the coding sequence ATGAAAAAAGTATGGATGCTTGCACTCATCGCGTTGAGTGTAATAAGTTGCCAAAAGGGTGAACAAGCCTCTAAGGAGCTACCGCCATCACGCTTTAGCGTCAACCCCAATGAGCCTAGTTATAAGCTCCAAGACACCGAGGCGACGATTGTTTGGTATGTCAATTTTCCGTGGTTTGGTGAGCGTAAAGGTGAGGATTACGCCTCCCATAAGATAAAGCTTGATACCAAAACTACGCTTCATCTCATCAGTGGAGATGACGATCGCCTCAACCAGATGATTGCTGCTGGACAGTTGCCCGATATCATCACCCTAGATAAGATAAATTTCGCCGTACAAGATGCGCATCGTTGGGCAGTGCCACTCAATCAGCTTGCCGATGCCTACGATCCCTACTTCTATCAGGTCGCTAAGCCCGATTCCCTTGCTTGGTATACCAATGACGCAGGTGATGTCTACGGCTATCCAAGCATGTCTAATAGCTATGCAGATTTTACCGATCCCGACAGCCAGATGGTGGGGGAGCATGGCTTTTTGGTGCGTCGCGATATCTATAGTGCGATTGGATCGCCTAGCATGCGTACCCCAGAAGGATTTTTACAAGCCTTGCGCGATGCTAAAGCGCTTCAGCCGAATATCGTTCCCTTGGCGATTTACCGTCTGCGTGATGGTGGGGCGGCCGTGGATGCGATCATGAATTTCTTGGCTATTCCACAAATCAAAGATGGTGCTTACCATGAGCGTCTCTTTGATGAGGAGTATCTTATCTGGCTGGATGTCTTGCGCCAGGCCTACCAAGAGGGGCTGATTATCGACGATAACTTCGCCTATGTGGAGGATGATTTTGTCGATGGGCTCAACCAAGGGCGTTTCTTCTCCTTGCTCACCACCGCATTACCTGCCATGAGCGCGCCGATTGCACGCAATGCCCAGCGCAATCCTAATCAAAGCTATATCGCCATCGATGGTCCTGCTAATCGCAACATGGACGATCCTGCCTTTTTCACCGAACAGACGGGTATCAGTGGTTGGACGCTTACCATGGTAACCCAGCACGCCAAAGACAAAGAGCGCGCGATTCAACTCATCACCTATCTCTTAAGCCCTGAAGGACACTTTACCACGACCCTTGGCGTAGAAGGGGAATCCTACTATCGTGATGAGGCGGGAGTCTACCGCTTTACCGAGGAGTACGCAACGTGGCGCGCGGAGGATATTGATGGTTTTACGCGGGAGACGCAATTAGGCGAGTTTTGGATGATTGCTGACCCCAGCTTTAAACTACGCTACACCGACACCCAAATGCCTGAAATGAAGCAGATTTTTGGCTGGACGCAAGGAAAATTTCGGCCTGAATTTGCTATCGAAATGAGCGATCCCGATCCACGTAGCGCAGAAGCACGCACCATGAAAGCGTATCAAGAGAACCATCGTATCGACACCATTGTACGCATGATTCGATCGCCTTCGAAAGAAGCGATGCTTCAAGAGCTTGAGGCATTAAAAGTTGTCTATCAATCGGCGGATATTCAGCGCGCATTTGCCGTAAAAAACGAAAAAATTCAAGCAAATCTTGCTAAGTTAGCCCGATTTGGTTATTAA
- a CDS encoding glycoside hydrolase family 30 protein translates to MKIYETKEESNHRLSVVDATTAQDANILITLHPEEEMQKMIGFGGAFTESTAYNLSRLSPANQEIIMKAYFGAEGNDYRLGRAHIHSCDFSLENYTYMNDPKDTELKSFSIHRDHTYILPLIKKAQRMAGSLELFASPWSPPSFMKSNNLMNRGGKLRPEFAQMWADYMVKFLQEYKKEGINFFAVTVQNEPEAHQTWESCLYTGEEEAAFVRDHLGPTLKKSGLNTSIILYDHNRDHVFDRAKVAYDNPQTAQYLWGVGVHWYVVEQFENLTKVHNAYPDKHIIFTEGCVEGGCGLEGKWRFGETYGYHIINDLNNWVEGWCDWNLVLDEMGGPNHVENYCSAPIMADTVNDKVVFQNSYYYIGHFSRFIKPGYVRIGHEVSATGLYVTTWKGDGKIVIVVLNRNEAALRYRLSLADTNIEIGAHAIQTVIIDA, encoded by the coding sequence ATGAAAATTTATGAAACCAAAGAAGAGAGTAACCACCGCCTAAGCGTCGTGGATGCCACCACCGCACAGGATGCAAACATCCTCATTACCTTGCACCCTGAAGAAGAGATGCAAAAAATGATTGGCTTTGGCGGTGCATTCACCGAGTCTACCGCATACAATCTCTCCCGCCTCTCTCCAGCCAACCAAGAGATCATTATGAAAGCATACTTTGGCGCAGAGGGCAATGACTATCGTCTAGGACGCGCTCACATCCACAGTTGCGACTTCTCGCTGGAGAACTACACCTACATGAACGATCCCAAAGATACCGAGCTCAAGAGCTTCTCTATCCATCGCGACCACACCTATATTTTACCGTTGATTAAAAAAGCACAGCGCATGGCCGGTTCTTTAGAACTCTTTGCCAGTCCTTGGAGTCCGCCATCGTTCATGAAGAGCAATAATTTAATGAATCGGGGAGGCAAACTACGCCCTGAATTTGCCCAGATGTGGGCTGATTATATGGTTAAATTTCTCCAAGAATACAAAAAAGAAGGCATCAATTTCTTTGCCGTTACCGTGCAAAATGAGCCCGAGGCGCATCAAACGTGGGAGTCTTGTCTCTACACCGGAGAAGAAGAGGCGGCCTTTGTTCGCGACCATTTAGGCCCTACCCTCAAAAAATCAGGTCTCAACACCAGCATCATTCTCTACGATCACAACCGCGATCACGTTTTCGATCGTGCTAAAGTTGCCTACGACAATCCACAAACTGCCCAATATCTCTGGGGTGTGGGCGTGCATTGGTATGTGGTAGAGCAATTTGAAAATTTAACCAAGGTGCATAACGCCTATCCCGACAAACATATCATCTTTACCGAAGGATGCGTTGAAGGGGGCTGTGGCTTAGAAGGTAAATGGCGCTTTGGCGAGACCTATGGCTATCACATCATCAATGATCTTAACAACTGGGTAGAGGGTTGGTGCGACTGGAACTTAGTTTTAGATGAGATGGGCGGGCCTAATCATGTGGAAAATTACTGTTCTGCGCCCATCATGGCAGATACGGTTAATGATAAAGTGGTCTTCCAAAATTCCTACTATTATATCGGACACTTCTCCCGCTTCATCAAACCCGGCTACGTGCGTATTGGCCACGAGGTGAGCGCCACCGGGCTCTATGTAACGACGTGGAAAGGCGATGGGAAGATTGTTATCGTGGTGCTTAATCGTAATGAGGCTGCTCTGCGTTATCGTTTGAGCCTCGCGGATACAAACATCGAAATTGGTGCACACGCCATTCAAACTGTGATTATCGATGCATAA
- a CDS encoding SIMPL domain-containing protein (The SIMPL domain is named for its presence in mouse protein SIMPL (signalling molecule that associates with mouse pelle-like kinase). Bacterial member BP26, from Brucella, was shown to assemble into a channel-like structure, while YggE from E. coli has been associated with resistance to oxidative stress.): MKKILWLIALVGVALTTMSCTQSRGVGQISVAGQAELEIEPDEFYINIRIREYFTEELDRNINDANLFVTLGPNILELEDNLIAELQKLGIERKEIRLQNAGNEVVTLNRNNNYTRSRTVVSTRNYQVMVNSMAAADQVLTLKLSHGSGSSLSDMRNSKIEEYKLQVKRMALDNAETRAQNLAKGHGKIVGLIFVSEDDSRITQQQGQTGMMKSSAESNNMLLMDSRNKELSDSVDGEGMAYREAVAVRKILLRASVDAVFAVQ; encoded by the coding sequence ATGAAGAAGATTTTATGGCTTATCGCCCTTGTTGGCGTAGCCTTAACGACAATGAGTTGTACACAATCGCGCGGGGTAGGGCAAATTTCGGTAGCAGGACAGGCCGAACTAGAGATCGAACCCGATGAATTTTATATCAATATCCGTATCCGCGAATACTTTACCGAAGAACTCGATCGCAACATCAACGACGCCAACTTATTTGTTACTCTCGGGCCAAATATCCTAGAGTTAGAAGATAACCTCATCGCTGAACTCCAGAAATTGGGCATCGAGCGCAAAGAGATTCGCTTACAAAACGCCGGCAATGAAGTTGTTACCCTCAATCGCAATAATAATTACACCCGCTCTCGCACCGTAGTAAGTACCCGTAATTATCAAGTGATGGTCAATAGTATGGCGGCAGCCGATCAGGTGCTCACCCTCAAACTCTCCCATGGATCTGGATCCTCCCTCAGCGATATGCGTAATAGTAAAATTGAAGAGTATAAGCTTCAAGTAAAACGCATGGCGCTGGATAATGCCGAAACGCGCGCGCAAAATCTCGCCAAAGGACATGGCAAGATTGTCGGGCTCATCTTTGTCAGCGAGGACGATAGCCGTATCACCCAACAGCAAGGACAAACCGGCATGATGAAGAGCAGTGCCGAGAGTAATAATATGCTACTTATGGATAGTCGTAATAAGGAACTCTCAGATAGCGTGGACGGTGAGGGTATGGCCTATCGCGAGGCAGTAGCCGTGCGCAAGATTCTCTTGCGCGCTAGCGTAGATGCGGTTTTTGCCGTACAATAA
- a CDS encoding ROK family transcriptional regulator, which translates to MAKAFVLTENHRLILRHLLREGKLSRKRLATLMHLTPAAITRLTADLIKHHYIVEKNILMKAKSVGRKEILLSLHDNLGYAMTMDWQIDEVIIAISSIQGKVLQKSALVIGNQPMMTFLGHLVQQVESMRVHLKISERKILGVGVSLGASFMHDAEELHDILQMLIPYPLLIERHALAFAEAHLLYTDGQAMEDLLLFSWSNSLSSTLVMGGKIYQGSHRQAGNIEHLPVGDQGRLCGCGRKDCLQTYLDFGVILEQIRQQFVLDNLPHLRAFLGDNPLTLTELHRYLFYIDKEATPMDPPLEALLRECAGYMARAFLVATRILDPQVILCYGTFFAHDLIYRLVVEQLLVLDPHYPVHHLQRSWLHYQRATVAGLALVVSRVLLEE; encoded by the coding sequence ATGGCAAAGGCATTTGTATTGACCGAAAATCATCGGCTTATTTTAAGACACCTATTGCGGGAAGGAAAGCTATCGCGCAAGAGATTGGCAACGCTGATGCACCTTACTCCTGCGGCGATTACGCGCCTTACCGCAGATTTAATTAAACATCATTATATAGTGGAAAAGAATATTCTCATGAAAGCAAAAAGTGTCGGGCGTAAAGAGATTTTATTGTCTTTGCATGATAACCTTGGCTATGCCATGACAATGGATTGGCAGATTGATGAGGTGATTATCGCCATTAGTTCTATTCAGGGAAAGGTGTTACAAAAGAGCGCTCTGGTAATCGGCAACCAACCGATGATGACATTCTTGGGGCATCTGGTGCAACAGGTAGAGAGTATGCGGGTGCACCTAAAGATTAGTGAGCGCAAGATTTTGGGCGTGGGTGTTAGCTTAGGTGCTTCTTTTATGCACGATGCAGAAGAATTGCATGATATTTTGCAGATGCTTATCCCCTATCCTCTGCTCATCGAGAGGCATGCGCTTGCCTTTGCAGAGGCACATCTTCTTTACACTGATGGGCAGGCTATGGAAGATTTACTCCTCTTTAGTTGGTCAAACTCCCTCTCCTCTACGTTGGTTATGGGTGGAAAAATCTATCAAGGTAGCCATCGGCAGGCCGGCAACATTGAGCATTTACCGGTGGGGGATCAGGGGCGTCTCTGTGGCTGTGGGCGAAAGGATTGTCTGCAAACCTATCTCGATTTTGGGGTGATACTAGAACAAATTCGGCAACAATTCGTGTTAGATAACTTACCGCATTTGCGTGCTTTTTTAGGCGATAATCCTTTGACTTTAACCGAGTTACATCGCTATTTATTCTATATCGATAAAGAAGCTACCCCGATGGATCCACCGCTTGAGGCACTGCTTAGAGAGTGCGCTGGCTATATGGCACGTGCTTTTTTGGTGGCTACGCGCATCCTCGATCCGCAAGTAATCTTATGCTATGGAACATTTTTTGCGCACGATCTGATTTATCGCTTGGTGGTAGAGCAGTTACTCGTGTTAGATCCGCACTATCCGGTGCATCACCTTCAGCGCTCATGGTTGCACTACCAAAGGGCTACGGTTGCCGGCCTTGCGCTTGTGGTATCGCGCGTGCTTTTGGAAGAATAA
- a CDS encoding DUF1266 domain-containing protein: MHNPYFALTAIYDSTGWINTPHPKEEVQERYYNSKQIWRAFIPAQMTLKEIRLLLNKEYGIHDVATFQQYMHKYLQDFIAVESLHASTIAHLHAEQAMTITSEIANTHYHGYIALAQMVANHWHYPALEQISFKEEIDGIWYTLGEDQAYCDHLKYFLGHYEPLWANSALQVNQHGIYVGFSGYYFIHMIELLALADQVGLLESVYLTKNVALVERLLRYHFPDWQTFWSSYILGLFFHSYQEDILLYPVSIERFKGLLFHNLYPLLDVPHSPFFTIDPERKTSFDLLKNVLEQYAQVIKLEKPLVYHAWQVKESESREDVLIKMINQYILSYYKELYLLLKSDDLHLILFSHNSEIRNSIYQHIRSHAYQQAPFWQLADEYGLLAHSGEIPLWLGSNHTLISNYGIYFKGSLWHHTPYFLAWHPSLHFKVRHQKQAVILYVKGNKVVEFTRLPAHHHDALDVYQDRLLRFAQKINEALYMKRLSDLR, from the coding sequence ATGCACAATCCCTACTTTGCCCTTACTGCAATTTACGACTCCACTGGTTGGATTAACACGCCCCATCCCAAAGAGGAAGTACAGGAGCGCTACTACAATTCTAAGCAGATCTGGCGTGCTTTTATTCCCGCACAAATGACGCTGAAAGAAATTCGCTTGCTTTTGAACAAAGAGTACGGCATTCATGATGTAGCGACATTTCAACAATATATGCACAAATATTTACAAGATTTTATCGCGGTGGAGTCATTGCACGCCAGCACGATTGCCCACTTACATGCAGAGCAGGCGATGACCATCACCAGCGAGATCGCTAATACCCATTATCACGGCTACATTGCGTTGGCACAGATGGTGGCTAATCATTGGCACTATCCTGCACTAGAACAGATCTCTTTTAAAGAAGAGATCGATGGGATTTGGTATACCCTCGGAGAGGATCAGGCGTATTGCGATCATCTAAAATATTTTCTTGGTCATTATGAGCCTCTTTGGGCTAACTCGGCATTACAAGTGAATCAGCATGGCATTTACGTGGGCTTTAGTGGCTACTATTTTATCCATATGATTGAATTATTGGCGCTTGCCGATCAGGTTGGCTTGTTGGAGAGTGTCTACTTAACGAAGAATGTCGCGTTAGTGGAACGGCTTTTACGCTATCACTTTCCTGATTGGCAAACGTTCTGGAGTAGTTATATTTTAGGACTCTTTTTTCATTCTTACCAAGAAGATATTTTACTCTATCCCGTAAGTATCGAGCGCTTCAAAGGGTTGCTGTTTCATAATCTCTATCCATTGCTTGATGTGCCTCACTCACCGTTTTTCACCATAGATCCAGAGCGAAAAACCTCTTTTGATCTCTTAAAAAATGTCCTAGAGCAGTACGCCCAAGTGATAAAGTTAGAGAAACCTCTGGTTTATCATGCTTGGCAGGTAAAAGAGAGTGAGAGTCGTGAAGATGTATTAATTAAGATGATTAATCAATATATCCTCTCTTACTATAAAGAGCTTTATCTCCTCTTAAAAAGCGACGATCTACACCTGATTCTTTTTAGTCATAACAGCGAAATTCGCAACTCTATCTATCAACATATTCGCTCTCATGCCTATCAGCAAGCGCCCTTTTGGCAGTTAGCCGACGAATATGGTCTCTTAGCGCATAGTGGCGAAATTCCTTTATGGTTGGGTAGTAATCATACGCTTATCAGCAATTATGGTATCTATTTTAAGGGATCTTTATGGCATCATACGCCTTACTTTTTGGCATGGCATCCCAGTTTGCATTTTAAAGTAAGACATCAGAAGCAGGCAGTTATCCTTTATGTGAAGGGGAATAAAGTGGTAGAATTTACTCGCTTACCGGCGCACCATCATGATGCCTTAGATGTCTATCAAGATCGCCTGCTTCGCTTTGCGCAGAAAATAAATGAAGCGCTTTATATGAAACGTCTATCGGATCTTAGATAA
- a CDS encoding NAD(P)-dependent malic enzyme, with product MDIYEKSLELHKKYQGKYRIESKIPISDFNDLALAYSPGVAAPCKVIAQNKDEAYTYTAKGSTIAVISDGSAVLGLGNIGPYAAAPVMEGKAILFKEFADINAIPLCLDTQDTEEIIRTCTLLAPSLGGINLEDISAPRCFEIEERLKATLDIPVFHDDQHGTAIVVAAAIINANRLSGRSMSDLHVVISGLGAAGVAIVRILNDLGVKSITALNSKGVVNRNNQPNAMVKSLLDQELILNATEKTTLAQALVDSNVFIGVSVAGIVSPEMVRTMAKDPYIFALANPEPEIMPHLAIEAGAFVVGTGRSDFPNQINNVLAFPGIFHGVLASKAKQITNEMKLVAVHALANILTERELKPTHLIPGAFDERVVPAISQAIVDMVEKSK from the coding sequence GTGGACATCTACGAAAAATCCCTAGAGTTACACAAAAAGTATCAAGGTAAATATCGCATTGAGAGTAAGATCCCCATCAGCGACTTTAATGACCTCGCCTTAGCCTACTCCCCCGGAGTAGCAGCGCCGTGTAAAGTCATCGCCCAAAATAAAGACGAAGCCTACACCTACACCGCCAAAGGCTCCACCATCGCCGTCATCTCCGATGGCAGCGCCGTGTTAGGCCTCGGCAATATCGGCCCCTATGCAGCAGCACCAGTCATGGAAGGCAAGGCCATTCTCTTTAAGGAATTTGCCGATATCAACGCCATTCCCCTCTGTCTGGATACCCAAGACACCGAAGAGATTATCCGCACCTGCACACTCCTTGCACCCTCGCTTGGCGGTATCAACCTAGAGGATATTAGCGCGCCACGCTGTTTTGAGATCGAAGAACGCCTCAAAGCCACCCTCGACATCCCTGTCTTTCATGACGACCAACATGGCACCGCCATCGTCGTAGCTGCGGCCATCATCAATGCCAACCGACTAAGCGGGCGCTCCATGAGCGATCTTCATGTTGTCATCAGTGGCTTGGGTGCCGCAGGAGTTGCCATCGTGCGTATACTAAATGACTTAGGCGTAAAATCGATCACCGCCCTCAACTCCAAGGGCGTGGTAAACCGTAATAATCAACCCAATGCGATGGTTAAATCGCTGTTGGATCAAGAACTTATCCTCAACGCCACCGAGAAAACCACCCTCGCCCAAGCACTCGTCGATAGCAATGTCTTTATCGGCGTGAGTGTCGCAGGGATTGTCAGCCCCGAAATGGTGCGCACCATGGCAAAAGATCCCTACATTTTCGCCCTTGCCAACCCAGAACCCGAGATCATGCCTCACCTAGCCATCGAAGCAGGTGCATTCGTCGTGGGCACCGGACGTAGCGATTTTCCTAATCAAATCAACAATGTCCTAGCCTTCCCCGGTATTTTCCATGGCGTGCTGGCAAGTAAGGCCAAGCAGATCACCAATGAAATGAAACTGGTTGCCGTCCATGCTCTTGCCAATATCCTTACCGAACGCGAGCTTAAGCCTACCCACCTTATTCCTGGGGCGTTTGATGAACGTGTTGTACCGGCCATCAGCCAAGCCATTGTCGATATGGTAGAAAAGAGCAAATAA
- the nfo gene encoding deoxyribonuclease IV: MFYYGAHVSTAGGLANAPKNAQKIDANAFAMFTRNPRGWQAPPLSEKDISAFKEALVASKIDADKVLVHDNYLVNLATDNPEIRQKSINSLLDELERVEALGLHLLNFHPGARLKSDLAPALARIAEAMRFILDHTKYATLVIEATAGSGSHTGATFEELATILEYFKGNDQRVGVCIDTAHIFAAGYDLRTEDDYHQTMQTFGEVVGFSYLKGMHINDSLKAHGSRVDRHASLGAGEIGWTPFQLIAKDKRLEEMPLILETPEPTLWAQEIAFLRSQRDESPKRV, from the coding sequence ATGTTTTACTACGGAGCTCATGTTTCTACGGCAGGAGGCTTAGCAAATGCCCCCAAGAATGCGCAAAAAATTGATGCTAATGCCTTTGCGATGTTTACGCGCAATCCGCGTGGTTGGCAGGCTCCGCCGTTGAGCGAGAAGGATATTTCTGCGTTTAAAGAGGCGTTAGTAGCAAGTAAGATTGATGCGGATAAGGTTTTGGTGCATGACAACTACTTAGTCAATTTAGCAACGGATAATCCGGAAATTCGCCAAAAATCGATCAATAGTCTGCTTGATGAGCTAGAGCGAGTGGAGGCGTTGGGCTTGCACTTGCTCAACTTTCACCCTGGGGCGCGCCTTAAGAGCGACTTAGCGCCTGCTCTTGCGCGCATCGCCGAGGCCATGCGCTTCATCTTAGATCACACTAAATACGCGACCTTGGTGATTGAGGCGACAGCGGGGTCGGGATCGCATACCGGCGCGACCTTTGAGGAGTTAGCCACGATTTTGGAATACTTCAAAGGTAACGATCAACGGGTGGGGGTCTGCATTGATACGGCGCATATCTTTGCCGCTGGGTACGATTTACGTACCGAAGATGATTATCATCAAACCATGCAGACCTTTGGTGAAGTGGTCGGCTTTTCGTATCTTAAAGGCATGCATATTAACGACAGCCTTAAAGCGCACGGTTCGCGCGTCGATCGGCATGCGAGTTTGGGCGCAGGCGAAATTGGCTGGACGCCTTTTCAATTGATTGCCAAAGACAAGCGACTAGAAGAGATGCCGTTGATTTTGGAAACGCCAGAGCCAACCCTTTGGGCGCAGGAGATTGCATTTTTACGTAGTCAACGCGATGAATCACCCAAGAGAGTCTAA
- a CDS encoding L-threonylcarbamoyladenylate synthase, which produces MKTEILGEEQLDVVVDLLLRQEIVAIPTETVYGLAGDATSDEACKQIFRIKGRAMDNPLISHFAHRDQLANYDIALSPLAKSLLDAFSPGPITLILPHARGISGYAKANLSTIAVRIPAHPLAHRLLLAVDRPLVAPSANLSGRYSATSASMVYDQLSGLIPAILDGGSTALGLESTVVLVQADTVKILRFGTVTQADIADLLGDHRVEVAPTLRAQSSKYSPILSPGMKYAHYQPQKPLTLFRTIEDLFRIKDLSDVFIIFMEVGEDSAMLTSYPHTVIFSDATTYAQGLYATLAKADASSAREIFAYYDASLGDALCDRLRRASGEKIL; this is translated from the coding sequence ATGAAGACAGAGATACTTGGGGAAGAGCAACTAGATGTGGTGGTGGATTTGCTTTTGAGGCAAGAGATTGTGGCGATACCCACCGAGACGGTGTACGGCTTGGCAGGTGATGCGACCAGCGATGAGGCGTGTAAGCAGATTTTTCGCATTAAGGGCAGGGCGATGGATAACCCGTTGATTAGCCACTTTGCCCACCGCGATCAGTTGGCTAATTATGATATTGCGCTCTCGCCCCTCGCCAAGAGCTTGCTCGATGCCTTTAGCCCCGGTCCTATCACCCTTATTTTACCGCATGCGCGTGGAATATCTGGCTACGCTAAGGCAAATCTCTCCACGATTGCGGTACGTATTCCGGCGCATCCTTTGGCGCATCGGTTGTTGTTGGCGGTGGATAGGCCGTTGGTTGCGCCCTCGGCAAATCTTTCAGGCAGATATAGCGCAACAAGCGCCTCGATGGTCTACGATCAGCTTTCGGGATTGATTCCCGCGATTTTAGACGGTGGGAGTACGGCATTGGGCTTAGAGTCTACGGTGGTGTTGGTGCAAGCGGATACGGTGAAAATTTTGCGCTTTGGCACGGTAACCCAAGCCGATATCGCTGATCTTTTGGGGGATCATCGGGTGGAGGTTGCGCCCACGTTGCGCGCCCAGTCGTCAAAATATTCCCCCATCTTGAGCCCCGGCATGAAGTACGCGCATTATCAGCCACAAAAACCGCTTACCCTCTTTCGTACAATCGAGGATCTTTTTAGGATAAAGGATCTCTCGGATGTTTTTATTATCTTTATGGAGGTGGGTGAAGATAGCGCGATGCTCACTTCCTATCCACATACGGTAATATTTTCTGATGCAACAACATACGCGCAAGGATTATACGCGACCTTGGCAAAAGCCGATGCCAGCAGCGCGCGCGAAATTTTCGCCTATTACGATGCGTCTTTGGGCGATGCCCTCTGCGATCGCTTGCGTCGTGCCTCTGGGGAGAAAATTTTGTAG